One window of the Triticum dicoccoides isolate Atlit2015 ecotype Zavitan chromosome 3B, WEW_v2.0, whole genome shotgun sequence genome contains the following:
- the LOC119279863 gene encoding ribosomal RNA large subunit methyltransferase E-like, translated as MAMAMAMETATGGAVAVVRRGRAGAAETVHGEARQWRRGRAWRTPEQRTTAPAVASVRARPRARLRPRPRRSAAFYARSRARLRPRPSARLCPPRPSARLRPRPAASQPRRETASTCRACLCSRPAGRKEKGEVRCGGVLLLLAGGFPAIGARWGLCPAVSHDIYYRKAKEEGWRARSAFKLMQIDQEFNIFHGVKRAVDLCAAPGSWSQILSRNFFVSTGKAIIYMVAGIDLQPMAPIEGVIQVQGDITNARAGEVVIRDFDGCKADLVVCDAALMLLDFMIWTSLFSLQS; from the exons atggcgatggcgatggcgatggaGACGGCGACGG GTGGGGCAGTGGCGGTTGTGCGGCGAGGCAGGGCAGGTGCTGCAGAGACGGTGCATGGCGAGGCGCGACAGTGGCGTCGCGGGCGAGCATGGAGGACGCCGGAGCAGAGGACGACAGCTCCTGCCGTCGCTTCTGTCCGCGCACGCCCGCGTGCTCGCCTCCGTCCGCGCCCGCGCCGGAGCGCTGCTTTCTACGCGCGCTCGCGTGCTCGCCTCCGTCCGCGCCCTTCAGCTCGCCTCTGCCCGCCACGCCCTTCAGCTCGCCTCCGTCCGCGtcctgccgcgtcccaaccgcgccGGGAGACCGCCTCTACCTGCCGTGCTTGCCTTTGCTCACGCCCTGCCGGACGGAAAGAGAAGGGAGAGGTGAGGTGCGGCGGTGTCCTGCTGCTGCTCGCTGGTGGCTTTCCGGCCATAGGCGCGAGGTGGGGGCTCTGTCCGGCGGTTTCCCATGACATCTACTACCGGAAGGCCAAGGAGGAGGGGTGGAGGGCTCGCAGCGCCTTCAAGCTCATGCAGATCGACCAGGAGTTCAACATCTTCCACG GAGTGAAGCGTGCCGTTGACCTGTGCGCTGCTCCTGGGAGCTGGAGCCAG ATTTTGAGCCGCAATTTCTTTGTATCTACCGGCAAAGCTATCATCT ACATGGTGGCCGGAATTGATCTGCAACCGATGGCTCCGATAGAAGGTGTTATACAAGTGCAGGGCGACATCACCAATGCTCGGGCAGGGGAAGTG GTTATCAGGGACTTTGATGGATGTAAAGCAGACTTGGTTGTGTGTGATGCTGCCCTGATG TTACTGGACTTCATGATATGGACGAGTTTGTTCAGTCTTCAGtcctag